The following nucleotide sequence is from Candidatus Methylomirabilota bacterium.
CGATGCGATCGCCGTCCCAGAGCTCGATCGAGCAGCGATCCACCCGGCAGACCCGGGCGATCTTGATGGCCACGCGCTTGAGCAGTTGCTTGGAATCGAGGGTCGCGGTGAGGATCTCCGCCACCTCGAGCAGCGCCCGCGTCTCCTCGAGCCGCCGGCTCGTCTCGGCATAGAGACGGGCGTGGTCGAGCGTGACGGCGGCCTGGGCGACGAAGCTCTCCAGCAGGCTCTGGTCGTCGGGGCCGAAGCTGAACGGCGCGCGGCCATTCAGCGTCAGCACGCCGAGCAGCGAGTCCTGCAGCACGATGGGTACGGCGAAGAAGCTGGTGATGCCGTGCGCCCGCGACCAGTCCCGGGCCTGGTAGCGCTCGTCGGCGAAGACGTCGGGGATGTTCAGCGGGCAGCGGTGGGCGGCCACCCAGCCCGCCGCGCCCTCGCCGAACGCCAGCGCGGCCAGCGGGAAGTCGGCCCCCAGGCGGTCGTCGGAGAAGCCGCTGATCTTGAGCGTGCGCGTGCTCTCGTCGGCGACCCAGAAGGCGACCAGCGGCGCGCCCATCAGCTCCGAGGCCGCGCAGGCGATGGTGCGGAGGACCTCGTAGATGTCGAGGGACGACGACACGATGCGGTTGACGTTGGCGAGCGTGCGGAGCCGCGCGGCCCGCACTTCCAGCGTGGCGTAGAGGCGCGCGTTCTGAATCGCCAGGGCCGCGTGGTCGGCGAGCTGCAGCAGCACGGCCTCGTGCCGGTCGGTGAAGGGCCGGGCCACGCGGTTGTCGACGTACAGGACGCCTTCCACGCGATCCCCGATGCGGATGGGGACGGCCAGCTCGGCGATGACGCCCTCCTCCCGGGCGACCGCCAGATAGTCCTTGGTGATGCGCGGGTCGCCGGCGTAGTCGTCGGTGCGGAAGGGCCGCCCGGTCACGAGGACCTGGCCGGAGACGCCCTTGCCCGGCTCCAGCCGGAAGGCGTCGTACCGCCGATAGCGGGTGCCCACGCCGTAGCGGAAGACCATCTCGTCGGAGCCCGGCTCGCGGAGCGCGATCCGCGCCAGGTCGCTCCCGCACAGCTCCCGGGCGCCCCCGATGAGGCGCTGCAACACCGTGTCGATGTCGAGCGAGGCGTTGATCGTCCGCGCCAGCTCGGCGATCACCTCCGCCTCCCGGCGCCGCTGCTCGGTCTCGTCGTGGAGCCGGGCGTTCTCGATGGCAATGGCGGCCTGGGTGGCGAGGGATTCCAGAACGGCCAGGTCGTCGGCCGAAAACGGCGCCGCGCCGGTCCCGCGACGGGACATGTTGATGACGCCGAGCACCCGATCGCGAAGGATCAGCGGATGCGCCATCAGGCGAGTGAAGCCGACGGCGACGAATCGCTCGAGCGCGTACGGCGACGCCGCGTAGTCGTTGACGACGAGCCCCCGCCGCTCCTGAGCGCAGGCGCCCACGAGGCCGTGCCCGAACGGGACGCGACGATCGAAGAGCGCGTGCTCGCTCCAGGCGGACGGCGTCAGCCGGCGCTCCTCCTCGACCAGATAGATCACACCGTCGGCACCGAAGAGCCGGCCGGCGCGATCGACGATGAGCTGGAGCAGGCGGTCGAGGTTGAGCTCGGCCGCGAACTCCCCCTCCACCTCCGCCAGGACCTCGACCTGGGCCCGCCGCGCCGTCTCCAGCGCGAACAGGCGCGCGTTCTCGAGGGCCCGGGTCGCCTGATCGGCGAAGGCCTGGGCCAGCCTGATGTCCTGCTCCTCGAAGATCCGGCCCGCTCGATCCCCCACGCCGAGCGCGCCGATCACCCGATCGTGAACCCGCAGCGGCACCGCCAGAACCGCCCGAAAGGGCGCCTGCTCGATCTGGGCTCGGACCTCGGGCGGGAGCGACACCCCGGGATCGTTCAGCAGATCCCTCGTCACCACGGCCCGCCGCTCCCGCACGGCGAGCCCGCTCACGCCGGTCTCCTTCGGAAGGGCGATGCTCCGCGGGAAAGCCGGACCGACGTCGCCGGAGACCGCCATCGCCACCAGGGCGCCCGAGGCGGGCTCCAGGCGGTACACGACGGACGCCTGCGCCGCCAGCAACCCACGGACGTTGTCAGCGACGCGCTGGGCGACGACGTCGGGATCCAGAGTCTCGGAGAGCAGGCGCTCGACGTCGGCGAGCGCGGCCATGCGCTCGGCCTGACGGCTCGCCTCGCGGTGGAGGCGCGCGTGCTCCAGGGCGATGGCGGCCTGCCCGGCGAACGCCTCGGCCAGCTCCCGATCGCGCGCGGTGAAGGGGTGGCGCGCGCGGAAGGTGAAGACGCCGATGATCCGCTCCCCGGCGCGCAGCGGCACGCCCAGGTAGGTCGTGTAGCCCAGACGCGCGTCCGCCGCCCGATGCTCGGGCACCATCTCCGGCACCTCGGCGACGTCGGCGGCGATCGTCCGCCCTTCCCGGACGACCCGGCCGCTGAAGCTCTCCCCCACCTTGATGCGCGGGCGGAGCATCGTCTGGGCGGCGGTGCCCGCCAGGCCCGCCAGCACCAGCTCGTCGCCCTCCACGAGCCGGAAGCCCGCGTTGTCGACGTCGAGGAGCCGCGCGGCCTCTTCGGCGATGGCCCGGAGCAGCGCGTCGGCGGATTCCGCTGCGCCGATCTTCTTGTTGATCTCCAGCAGCGCCGCCAGTTGGGCCCCGTGGATCGTCTCGTCCTCGAAGCGCCGCGCGCTGTCGAGGTCATCGGCGGTGGCCGACGTCCGCCTCGCCGTCCGGCCCGTGAGGCAGGCCGCAGCCACCACCGCCGCGACGGCGACGGCCAGCGAGCCGAGCAGCCAGCCCCGCAGCCGCTCGCGCTCGGCCCGGTACGCCGCCTCGGGGACCAGGGCCCAAAGCCCGGCGATCGGACCGAGCGGCCGCAGCGCCCAGGGCTCGCCCGCGATCTCGACGGTCCCCGTGCGGGCGGCCGCCGCCCAGCCGTCGGCCGGCGCCTCCGCGCGGGTGGCGCCGAGCAGCCGGTCCCCCGCCAGCGCCACAACGGCCGGCCGCGCCGCCACGCTGCCCAGCGGGCGCTCGAGCCGCGCCAGCCGGCGGCCGACGATCGCCGCGCCGGCGGGCGCACCGCCGGCCCCGCGGATCGGGGCGGCGGCCAGGAGATACGCCCGCCCGTCGATAACGTGAAAGACGACCCTCGGCGCGGCGACCGGGGCCAGATCGGGGACGGATGCGCGGGGCAGTGCCGGCACCTGGACGAGGGTGCCGCCGCGGGCATCCAGCACGAGCAGGAGATCGGCGAGGCGCTCGACCGTGAGCGCGATCATGCGCGCCGAGGCCCCGCGCGCCAGCGTCGCCCACTGGCCTTTGACGGCGCCCTCGACGACGGCGGCATCCTGGGCGAGGATCCGGGCCTCGCGCAGGAGCGCCTCTTGCGCCTCCTCGACGACCTCCCGGGCGGCGGCGACGGCCTGGGCGACGAGCGTGGCCTGGCGCTCCTCGAGCTGCCGGAACAGGGCGGCGGCGCCGAGGCCCCAGAGCCCGGCGAGCACGATGAGGATCGCCGCCGGCCGAGCGAGAGGCGCCAGCGTGATCGCGGGCCTCAGCGGCGCTCGCCGACGCGGTGGAGCTTCAAGAGGTTGGTCGTGCCCGTCACCCACATCGGTGAGCCGGAGATGATGACGATCACGTCGTTGGTCCGCACCGAGCCGTCGCCCAGCAGCGTGGCCTCCACCTCCTCGATCATCTCGTCCGTCGTCTCCACCTTGCGGATCAAGCGCGACGAGACGCCCCAGGAGAGCGCGAGTCGTCGCTGGACCTCCACGAAGGGCGTGAGCGCGATGATCGGGACGTCCGGGCGCTCCTGGGAGATCAGGCGCGCCGAGAACCCCGACTGCGTGAAGGCGACGATGGCGCGGGCGCCGAGGACGTGGGCCGCCGTGGCCGCCGCGTCCGAGATCGCCTCGGGGAAGCCGACGCCCTCCCGGTGACGGCGGGGCCGCTCGCCCCGGAGCACCGCTTGTTCGGCGCGCTCGGCGATCCGCGCCATCACCTGCACGGCCTCGACCGGGTAGCGGCCGGTGGCCGTTTCGGCCGATAACATGATCGCGTCGGCGCCGTCGAATATCGCTGTCGACACATCAGAGACTTCCGCGCGAGTTGGCCGGAGATGCGTGACCATGGACTCGAGCATCTGCGTGGCCACGATCACCGGGACCTTCGCCGCCCGCGCCTGCCGGATGACCTCTTTCTGGATGTGGGGCACCTCTTCCAGCGGCACGTCGAGGCCGAGGTCGCCCCGGGCCACCATGACCGCGTCCACCATGGTGAGGATGCCGGAGAGTTTGGCGATCACCTCCTGGCGCTCGAGCTTGGCGACGATCGGCAGATTGGCCCCCTGCTCGTGCAGGAACTTCCGGACCTCGCCGATGTCCGCGGCCGAGCGCACGAAGGAGATGGCGACGAAGTCGATGCCCTGCCGGATGCCGAAGCGCAGATCCTCCTTGTCCTTCTCGGTGAGACACGACACGGGCAGCGGCACGTGGGGTAGCGAGATCCCCTTGTGATCGCTGACGCGCCCGCCCGCGGTGACGCGACAGCGCACCCCGTCCGCCGTCGTCTCCTCGACCTGGAGCTGGATCAGGCCGTCGTCCATCCAGATCTGGTCGCCCGGGCGCACCTCCTTCAGGTACTCCGGATGCGAGACCGACGCGCGCTCGGCGGTGCCGACGACCGGGTGGGCCGTCAGCGTGAAGACCTCGCCCCCCTCCAGGTCGACGCGCCCGCCGCCCCCGACACCGAAGGTTCCCAGCCGGACCTTCGGGCCTTGCAGGTCCTGGAGGATGGCGACCGGGCGGCTCCAGCGCTCCGCGCCCTGGCGAATCCTCCGGACGACCTCGGCGTGCTCGGCGTGGGTGCCGTGGGAGAAGTTGAGCCGGGCCACGTCCATACCGGCGGCAGCGAGCTGCTCCAGCCGCTCGGCGCTGCTGCTGGCGGGCCCGATGGTGCAGATGATCTTTGTGCAACGCATGTCGCTTCATCGGAGGGGGCGGACGTTACGGCCCCCTCCGAAGCCTCCCCCTAGGGTTGCGCCGGCAGAGCCGGCGCTCGAAGCATGTTCTTCAGGAACTGGCCGGTGTAGGACCGGTCGGCCTGGCGGGCGATCGCCTCGGGCGTGCCCGCGGCGACGAGGCGGCCGCCCTCGTCGCCCCCCTCCGGGCCCAGGTCGATGATCCAGTCCGCGGTCTTGATGACGTCCAGGTTGTGCTCGATGATCACGACGGTATTGCCCTGGTCGACGAGCCGGTTGAGCACGTCGAGCAGCTTCTGGATGTCGGCGAAGTGCAGGCCGGTCGTCGGCTCGTCGAGGATGTAGAGCGTGCGCCCGGTGGCGCGGCGGCTCAGCTCCGTGGCCAGCTTCACCCGCTGGGCCTCCCCGCCCGAGAGCGTCGTGGCCGATTGGCCCAGCCGGATGTAGTCCAGCCCCACTTCGTTCAGGGTCTCCAGCTTGGACTTG
It contains:
- a CDS encoding GAF domain-containing protein; the encoded protein is MLAGLWGLGAAALFRQLEERQATLVAQAVAAAREVVEEAQEALLREARILAQDAAVVEGAVKGQWATLARGASARMIALTVERLADLLLVLDARGGTLVQVPALPRASVPDLAPVAAPRVVFHVIDGRAYLLAAAPIRGAGGAPAGAAIVGRRLARLERPLGSVAARPAVVALAGDRLLGATRAEAPADGWAAAARTGTVEIAGEPWALRPLGPIAGLWALVPEAAYRAERERLRGWLLGSLAVAVAAVVAAACLTGRTARRTSATADDLDSARRFEDETIHGAQLAALLEINKKIGAAESADALLRAIAEEAARLLDVDNAGFRLVEGDELVLAGLAGTAAQTMLRPRIKVGESFSGRVVREGRTIAADVAEVPEMVPEHRAADARLGYTTYLGVPLRAGERIIGVFTFRARHPFTARDRELAEAFAGQAAIALEHARLHREASRQAERMAALADVERLLSETLDPDVVAQRVADNVRGLLAAQASVVYRLEPASGALVAMAVSGDVGPAFPRSIALPKETGVSGLAVRERRAVVTRDLLNDPGVSLPPEVRAQIEQAPFRAVLAVPLRVHDRVIGALGVGDRAGRIFEEQDIRLAQAFADQATRALENARLFALETARRAQVEVLAEVEGEFAAELNLDRLLQLIVDRAGRLFGADGVIYLVEEERRLTPSAWSEHALFDRRVPFGHGLVGACAQERRGLVVNDYAASPYALERFVAVGFTRLMAHPLILRDRVLGVINMSRRGTGAAPFSADDLAVLESLATQAAIAIENARLHDETEQRRREAEVIAELARTINASLDIDTVLQRLIGGARELCGSDLARIALREPGSDEMVFRYGVGTRYRRYDAFRLEPGKGVSGQVLVTGRPFRTDDYAGDPRITKDYLAVAREEGVIAELAVPIRIGDRVEGVLYVDNRVARPFTDRHEAVLLQLADHAALAIQNARLYATLEVRAARLRTLANVNRIVSSSLDIYEVLRTIACAASELMGAPLVAFWVADESTRTLKISGFSDDRLGADFPLAALAFGEGAAGWVAAHRCPLNIPDVFADERYQARDWSRAHGITSFFAVPIVLQDSLLGVLTLNGRAPFSFGPDDQSLLESFVAQAAVTLDHARLYAETSRRLEETRALLEVAEILTATLDSKQLLKRVAIKIARVCRVDRCSIELWDGDRIVPLMAQFADGHRDPQMWAAFTALPPCALGDVPAHVRAIETHRPVLIDDTTATDLIPRQWIDAYGLKSYMAVPLIRQDEVIGVLNLDYCERVSPFQPWQVNLATAIAGQLALALENARLYAEAQERLRETTTLLAIGQVLSQPGPVDETLRRVAREVGQAFGADMVGAYVLDERGEALQPLAGYRVPGSLRAVFISHPIVLERIPRLLHEYRVGRVIWSPNTHDDERFDQRWVRLLPPHSVMLAPTRVRGESRGCLILVWWRTGRRFESAEIRLLEGVAAQIGLALENAELARQREVRLKETETLLAVSRTLSSTLDLDPLLRHFMRQITRAIGADTVGIWMLDGSGEWLAPTAGYHVPPEWLPAVREVRLSILEHPFYAEAARTKRAVFARNADADPRIPPFLTRIAPHRSQLFVPILAKERLIAGFVAVWREEQRDFSPGELALMEAIANQAGVAVENARLFEQNRRQVEELSVLHELARAVTGQLDQDALIDALHSQVGRILDARSMLIALRTEGGDEVDVPLDLRHGRRDPALPERYRLGSGLVSAILTTGRAIRTEDYLGECARRGVAAVAGVEAFPCWLGVPMRAGERVLGVLALRSAERAFTAADENLLANIADLAALALRSARLFEERTRAYGELAAAQDHLVRTEKLRALGEMASGVAHDFNNLLAAILGRTQLLLRRVEDPKLRQWLEVIERSATDGAQTVRRLQEFARIRRDEPLVPVDLNEVVRDALEITQSRWREESLRRGVAIEVRSELASLPRVAGDPAELREAMTNLILNAVDAMPDGGVLTLSSAVVDGQVEVAVSDTGVGIPEDLREKIFDPFFTTKGPKGTGLGLSMAYGILQRHHGRITVESEEGHGTVFRLLFPVVISGSVEQSAPPLAAPAGAATSLHCLVVDDEEEVGEVVADILITAGHTAVTVQSGQDAVGRLGAERFDVVFTDLAMPGMTGWQVARAVKAKAPEVPVVMMSGFGVEVAPEDLPSRGVDLVLAKPLQIQDVLRALSTLQAGNGRP
- the pyk gene encoding pyruvate kinase codes for the protein MRCTKIICTIGPASSSAERLEQLAAAGMDVARLNFSHGTHAEHAEVVRRIRQGAERWSRPVAILQDLQGPKVRLGTFGVGGGGRVDLEGGEVFTLTAHPVVGTAERASVSHPEYLKEVRPGDQIWMDDGLIQLQVEETTADGVRCRVTAGGRVSDHKGISLPHVPLPVSCLTEKDKEDLRFGIRQGIDFVAISFVRSAADIGEVRKFLHEQGANLPIVAKLERQEVIAKLSGILTMVDAVMVARGDLGLDVPLEEVPHIQKEVIRQARAAKVPVIVATQMLESMVTHLRPTRAEVSDVSTAIFDGADAIMLSAETATGRYPVEAVQVMARIAERAEQAVLRGERPRRHREGVGFPEAISDAAATAAHVLGARAIVAFTQSGFSARLISQERPDVPIIALTPFVEVQRRLALSWGVSSRLIRKVETTDEMIEEVEATLLGDGSVRTNDVIVIISGSPMWVTGTTNLLKLHRVGERR